The DNA sequence ATTGATCAGCCAGACAGTTATGTGCATATGCCGCCCTCCAATCTCCTCGCAACACCCGCTCGATCTTCTGACAATCACTCAAGCTATTGTCAAGAACTAACCGATAAGATGTGAGATAATCCCCTTCAGAAAAATAATTCTCACATTGGGCACGGACAGCATTCGCCAGACCTCCCAACACCATGAGTAAAACTAGGCCTGGTAGGAATCCTCTGAGTTGATCGATAAATCGCATTCTATAAAGATTATTTGGCACGCACTCTTGCGTCCATTCAGCTAAAGAGACTTATACAACTTGCGGTATCCTCCTTATTAAGGGAGGGAAGATACTTTGTGCAGCAGTACTAGTATCTCTAGAAAGTTGAAGGCAAAAAGCTACTACAGGCAATCAACATGCAGCGGAGTGTACTGTTGAAAACCGCATTTTACCTTATTAAGCAAGATGAGGTTTCCACCAAAGAAAAGTTCTTCAGAAACCGAAAATCGTGGGTTACAAATTTGGAGTTAGCATAATCTCCTCCCCTCCACAAGCCATCCCGACGGGGGGCTAGAGACCTTTTGGGAAGCGCAGAAGAAGAAAACTCATCGAGATTCACAGACCAATCGGAAACCCGCCCCCGAATAATCAACAATTTGGAGAACAGAAGCTCGGTACCAAAAATTACATTCCTCTGGTCCAGAATCGGCATTACCGCCTCGCGCAATACTTTGATCTGGATAATCAACGAAACTCGACTCTTCGTCTGACTCAGAATTGGGGTCATGAAGCTTGACAACAGAGGCAGCTGAATCATCTACCCACTCGGCAGCATTTCCCAGCATATCATACAAGCCAATCTCGTTAGGGAGTTTCTGCATGACGGGATGGAACAATCCTCCTGAATTGCTGCTGTGCCAAGCATACATATCCAACAGGGAATCCGGCAATTGCTCGTCAACATATTTCATGTCTCTACCCCTTGCAGCAAACTCCCATTCCTGCTCGGTTGGCAGCCGATAGGTGATAGGAGAAACCGCATTTAGGCGATTGATGAACTCCCTCACTTGCCAAAAAGGTCTTGATACCGGACAATCCCAACAAGCTTGTTCGTACTCCAAAGCAGTGAAGCGGTTCCCCATGATGGCCGCCCATTGCGCTTGGGTCACCTCGGATTCACTGATCCAAAAATCTGACACAGAAACCTCCGCTGAACCTTCTTTTTGAGTTCGCTGTTCAAAATCCCCTCCTTCCACGAAGATCATATCGGGCAAGGACAGTTCCCCTCCTTGTATAGACAAGAGATTACGAAGTCCCCAAATGACAGCTGGTCGGTATTGGCCATCGGGAAACTCTGATAAATACGTCTGGAACAATTCGACTTGAG is a window from the Pontibacter sp. G13 genome containing:
- a CDS encoding SUMF1/EgtB/PvdO family nonheme iron enzyme, producing the protein MRFIDQLRGFLQGLVLLMVLGGQVNAVRAQCEDGFIVGEYLKSYRFALDDNLSDCQKIERILRGDWIEYYGYHCLANQLVKRTGIGSSRRGMEIGLVWVGDQRVKDFQRWCRALDCDLCRQYEAKAYRAREDELWIQIADSPQVELFQTYLSEFPDGQYRPAVIWGLRNLLSIQGGELSLPDMIFVEGGDFEQRTQKEGSAEVSVSDFWISESEVTQAQWAAIMGNRFTALEYEQACWDCPVSRPFWQVREFINRLNAVSPITYRLPTEQEWEFAARGRDMKYVDEQLPDSLLDMYAWHSSNSGGLFHPVMQKLPNEIGLYDMLGNAAEWVDDSAASVVKLHDPNSESDEESSFVDYPDQSIARGGNADSGPEECNFWYRASVLQIVDYSGAGFRLVCESR